The following are encoded together in the Balaenoptera acutorostrata chromosome 9, mBalAcu1.1, whole genome shotgun sequence genome:
- the SPA17 gene encoding sperm surface protein Sp17 isoform X3 — protein MSIPFSSTHYRIPQGFGNLLEGLTREILREQPDNIPAFAAAYFENLLEKREKTNFDPAEWGTMVDDRFYNNHAFKNESSEEDKDMEENAALKIQAAFRGHLAREEVKKMKSSDLQEKTEENE, from the exons ATGTCGATTCCATTCTCCAGCACCCACTACCGAATTCCACAAGGATTTGGGAATCTTCTTGAAGGGCTCACACGTGAGATTCTGAGGGAGCAACCAGACAATATACCAGCTTTTGCAGCAGCATATTTTGAGAATCTTCTAGAGAAAAGAGAGA AAACCAACTTTGATCCAGCAGAATGGGGGACTATGGTAGATGACCGCTTCTATAACAACCATGCATTCAAG aATGAATCTTCTGAAGAAGACAAGGACATGGAGGAAAATGCTGCTCTCAAAATCCAAGCAGCCTTCCGGGGACACTTAGCCAGAGAGgaggtaaagaaaatgaaatcgaGTGATCTTcaagaaaaaacagaggaaaacgaGTGA
- the SPA17 gene encoding sperm surface protein Sp17 isoform X1: MSIPFSSTHYRIPQGFGNLLEGLTREILREQPDNIPAFAAAYFENLLEKREKTNFDPAEWGTMVDDRFYNNHAFKEQEPLEKCEPGKEKSQTSMKEVTALHQNMRCLRSLLLFLLSENESSEEDKDMEENAALKIQAAFRGHLAREEVKKMKSSDLQEKTEENE, from the exons ATGTCGATTCCATTCTCCAGCACCCACTACCGAATTCCACAAGGATTTGGGAATCTTCTTGAAGGGCTCACACGTGAGATTCTGAGGGAGCAACCAGACAATATACCAGCTTTTGCAGCAGCATATTTTGAGAATCTTCTAGAGAAAAGAGAGA AAACCAACTTTGATCCAGCAGAATGGGGGACTATGGTAGATGACCGCTTCTATAACAACCATGCATTCAAG GAGCAAGAACCACTGGAGAAATGTGAGCCTGGAAAAGAAAAGTCTCAGACATCTATGAAAGAGGTGACAGCCTTA CATCAAAATATGAGATGCCTAAGAAGTCTcttactttttctcctttctgagaATGAATCTTCTGAAGAAGACAAGGACATGGAGGAAAATGCTGCTCTCAAAATCCAAGCAGCCTTCCGGGGACACTTAGCCAGAGAGgaggtaaagaaaatgaaatcgaGTGATCTTcaagaaaaaacagaggaaaacgaGTGA
- the SPA17 gene encoding sperm surface protein Sp17 isoform X2: MSIPFSSTHYRIPQGFGNLLEGLTREILREQPDNIPAFAAAYFENLLEKREKTNFDPAEWGTMVDDRFYNNHAFKEQEPLEKCEPGKEKSQTSMKEVTALNESSEEDKDMEENAALKIQAAFRGHLAREEVKKMKSSDLQEKTEENE; the protein is encoded by the exons ATGTCGATTCCATTCTCCAGCACCCACTACCGAATTCCACAAGGATTTGGGAATCTTCTTGAAGGGCTCACACGTGAGATTCTGAGGGAGCAACCAGACAATATACCAGCTTTTGCAGCAGCATATTTTGAGAATCTTCTAGAGAAAAGAGAGA AAACCAACTTTGATCCAGCAGAATGGGGGACTATGGTAGATGACCGCTTCTATAACAACCATGCATTCAAG GAGCAAGAACCACTGGAGAAATGTGAGCCTGGAAAAGAAAAGTCTCAGACATCTATGAAAGAGGTGACAGCCTTA aATGAATCTTCTGAAGAAGACAAGGACATGGAGGAAAATGCTGCTCTCAAAATCCAAGCAGCCTTCCGGGGACACTTAGCCAGAGAGgaggtaaagaaaatgaaatcgaGTGATCTTcaagaaaaaacagaggaaaacgaGTGA